The proteins below are encoded in one region of Lytechinus pictus isolate F3 Inbred chromosome 11, Lp3.0, whole genome shotgun sequence:
- the LOC129271280 gene encoding uncharacterized protein LOC129271280, protein MDCFHVALIISVLTSVPSSYGLQVITTSYGDRATLPCQLEDLASENILSLYWRKNGATVYSNTTNGKVGHDRYLVIDASSLVIPDVTKSDAGNYSCKIVSQTFNTVESDITQLYVTDVDVSHCQDTEDGECSCFINGSNIPSLECSASGFPKPPVITWDVGQVTYRSFSLDLTKFAENVTLVCKAKDRSVDSMNNKTVCVYYMPESSSTMSTEISPVVTSSTSSARVFLALMILLSIILFIVLCVALLYMNHKRKKKGSLHFHLPIRLMSRSTSTPKSEQASKRPPEPMISYDAGDVKVCKDSWKHSKGSNVGVEISNDSRPISAIEASSDVVDFYPKDGNKDIVLMDEAAPRPALPLVGQVFLDDLRSATEESEDAMKKVIVAVLSKRKEPYENDQSHIEPSITVQSSFMPTPLQDPDLAFVHMILDDLDQILDARDRDECEILITKPGLRDITDESQIPTYQGNRVIQQSRLGNAYQSHTQASMTSSLTSSMVAYTSTPLASVLENELRKKPTERTAMRNSISQIILDGMMAGYSKRGMQESLISRSTGGLPDTSMSLCVDIGEQDDEVSRLVTFWMNKTAKLDTKVKKNIKRYLFPLKPRNGNINQSLGADSGIHSSKEGDDIPPTAMLLDSNG, encoded by the exons ATGGATTGCTTTCACGTAGCACTTATCATTTCTGTACTGACCAGCGTTCCCTCTTCCTATGGATTACAAG TTATAACCACATCTTACGGGGATAGGGCAACCCTCCCATGCCAACTCGAAGATTTAGCCTCTGAAAACATCCTCTCACTCTACTGGAGAAAAAACGGAGCTACAGTCTACTCCAACACAACAAATGGAAAAGTAGGACATGATAGGTATTTAGTCATCGATGCATCATCTCTTGTTATCCCTGATGTTACGAAGAGCGACGCTGGAAATTATTCTTGTAAAATTGTTAGTCAAACATTTAACACTGTAGAAAGCGACATCACACAGTTATACGTGACAG ATGTTGATGTGAGCCACTGTCAGGACACTGAAGATGGTGAGTGTAGCTGTTTCATCAATGGTTCAAACATTCCATCCTTGGAATGCTCTGCATCCGGGTTTCCAAAGCCTCCAGTGATCACGTGGGACGTGGGTCAGGTGACCTATCGATCATTCTCTCTCGATCTGACAAAGTTTGCTGAAAACGTCACCCTTGTCTGCAAGGCGAAGGATAGGAGTGTAGATAGCATGAATAATAAAACAGTATGCGTCTACTACATGCCTG AATCATCATCTACCATGTCAACTGAGATATCTCCTGTAGTCACATCTTCTACAAGTTCAGCTCGTGTGTTCCTTGCTCTGATGATATTATTatccattattttgtttattgttttatgtgtTGCCTTACTATACATGAATCATAAacgcaaaaaaaaag GTTCGCTGCACTTTCATTTGCCCATTCGTTTGATGTCAAGGTCTACATCAACG CCGAAATCCGAACAAGCGAGTAAACGTCCTCCAGAGCCAATGATTAGTTATGATGCAGGAGACGTCAAGGTCTGTAAGGACAGCTGGAAACAT tCGAAAGGAAGCAATGTAGGAGTTGAGATTTCAAATGACAGCAGACCGATTTCAGCCATCGAGGCTAGTTCTGACGTTGTCGACTTTTATCCAAAGGACGGCAATAAAGACATA GTTTTGATGGATGAAGCTGCGCCAAGGCCCGCGCTACCACTGGTAGGACAGGTTTTCCTTGATGATCTACGCTCTGCAACCGAAGAAAGTGAAGATGCTATGAAAAAGGTCATCGTCGCGGTGTTATCGAAACGGAAGGAACCTTATGAGAATGACCAGTCACATATTGAACCCAGTATAACTGTTCAGTCATCATTCATG CCCACGCCTTTGCAAGATCCTGATTTGGCATTCGTTCATATGATTCTTGATGATCTGGATCAAATCCTCGATGCCCGAGACAGAGACGAGTGCGAAATCCTTATTACCAAACCAGGCTTGAGAGATATCACAGATGAATCCCAGATACCAACCTATCAAGGAAATAGAGTCATTCAACAG AGTCGTCTAGGCAACGCGTATCAATCTCACACGCAAGCTAGCATGACGTCATCTCTGACTAGTAGCATGGTGGCCTATACTAGTACTCCACTAGCTTCCGTCTTAGAAAACGAACTGAGAAAGAAGCCAACTGAGAGAACAGCCATGCGCAACTCTATCTCTCAAATCATCTTAGATGGTATGATGGCAGGATACTCGAAGAGAGGAATGCAGGAAAGTTTGATAAGTCGCAGCACCGGGGGTCTGCCT gatACTAGTATGTCATTGTGCGTAGATATTGGAGAGCAAGATGACGAAGTTTCCAGACTTGTTACCTTCTGGATGAATAAGACTGCCAAGTTAGACACTAAGGTTAAGAAAAACATTAAGAGATACCTGTTTCCGTTGAAGCCAAGAAATGGAAATATCAATCAG